One part of the Suncus etruscus isolate mSunEtr1 chromosome 2, mSunEtr1.pri.cur, whole genome shotgun sequence genome encodes these proteins:
- the LOC126000798 gene encoding peroxiredoxin-2-like, with product MASGNAHIGKPAPNFQTTAVVDGAFKEVKLSDYRGKYVVLFFYPLDFTFVCPTEIIAFSEHADAFRQLGCEVLGMSVDSQFTHLAWINTPRKEGGLGPLKIPLLADVTRSLSHDYGVLKEDEGIAYRGLFIIDGKGILRQITVNDLPVGRSVEEALRLVQAFQYTDEHGEVCPAGWKPGSDTIKPSVDDSKEYFSKHN from the coding sequence ATGGCCTCGGGGAACGCGCACATTGGGAAGCCGGCCCCCAACTTCCAGACTACGGCTGTGGTGGATGGAGCCTTCAAGGAGGTGAAACTCTCCGACTATCGGGGGAAGTACGTGGTCCTCTTTTTCTACCCACTGGACTTCACCTTCGTGTGTCCCACCGAGATCATCGCCTTCAGCGAGCACGCAGACGCCTTCCGCCAGCTGGGCTGCGAGGTCCTGGGGATGTCGGTGGATTCGCAGTTCACCCACCTAGCTTGGATCAACACCCCCAGAAAGGAAGGAGGCCTGGGCCCCCTGAAAATCCCCCTGCTGGCCGATGTCACCCGAAGCCTGTCCCACGACTACGGGGTATTGAAGGAAGATGAGGGTATTGCCTACAGGGGCCTCTTTATCATCGATGGCAAAGGGATTCTCCGCCAGATCACCGTCAATGATTTACCTGTCGGGCGCTCCGTGGAAGAGGCTCTGCGGCTGGTCCAGGCTTTTCAGTACACCGACGAGCACGGGGAAGTCTGTCCTGCGGGCTGGAAGCCAGGGAGCGACACCATCAAGCCCAGCGTGGACGACAGCAAGGAATACTTCTCCAAACACAACTAG